From a region of the Sporosarcina ureilytica genome:
- a CDS encoding PTS sugar transporter subunit IIB: MKKRIVIACGAGLATSTLILSKVEELLKETGIDYSITQSQIYELDSYDGEVDLFVTSMKLDQTKYKTPIVVGTPFLIGINEEATKEKIIEILLK, encoded by the coding sequence ATGAAAAAAAGAATTGTTATTGCCTGTGGAGCAGGCTTAGCTACATCTACACTTATTTTAAGCAAAGTTGAGGAACTTTTGAAAGAAACAGGAATTGATTATTCTATTACGCAATCCCAGATTTATGAGCTCGACTCTTATGATGGAGAGGTAGATTTATTTGTTACTTCCATGAAATTAGATCAAACAAAATATAAGACGCCTATCGTCGTTGGCACACCGTTTTTAATAGGGATAAACGAAGAAGCAACGAAAGAAAAAATTATCGAAATACTCTTAAAGTAG
- a CDS encoding YjbQ family protein → MTVYSGRLSLTSHGNRVTYHEITEQVRAHVAKSRVKEGICTVASPHTTCSVIFEELSHDTNYYGYEYLQVDLNNILNKLIPQCTTEGQYYHPGPNHIKVGLEDMQGEISPEAYTMLNTDAHLKSTLLGTSETFVIENGELQIGLVGYIYFIDWDQIRERERTCLIKIIGE, encoded by the coding sequence ATGACAGTTTATTCAGGAAGACTTAGTCTAACGTCTCATGGTAATCGAGTAACTTACCATGAAATTACAGAACAAGTGAGAGCGCATGTTGCTAAAAGTCGAGTTAAAGAAGGAATTTGCACAGTTGCCTCCCCGCATACAACCTGTTCAGTGATTTTTGAAGAATTGTCTCATGATACAAATTACTATGGTTACGAATATTTGCAAGTGGATTTAAATAATATTTTGAATAAGTTAATTCCACAATGTACTACTGAAGGGCAGTACTATCATCCAGGACCTAATCATATCAAAGTCGGATTAGAGGACATGCAAGGAGAAATTAGTCCAGAAGCATACACGATGTTGAACACAGATGCCCATTTAAAAAGCACGCTGCTTGGGACAAGCGAAACTTTCGTTATTGAGAATGGAGAATTACAAATTGGCTTGGTGGGCTATATTTATTTCATTGATTGGGATCAAATTCGTGAGAGGGAGCGTACATGCCTTATTAAAATTATTGGTGAGTAA
- a CDS encoding PTS galactitol transporter subunit IIC: MIVVDYFLSLGSIVFVPIVLIIIGLVLGQGILRAIRSGIIVGIGFIGLNLAISLISNTLEPAVTQIVERFSFNLTVIDIGSGAAAGVAFSTLVGALIIPSVFALNLLLLVIGFTKTMNIDIFNYSHYAFTGAVVHLMTGSIVLGVGASLIQATWSLLSADYSAKKVQDALGVEGISIPQGYAASTVPLFVLLDKVYNRIPFLRNSKLDLSYLQGRIGMFGDPVIIGAALGLILALLAGYNFADGANLLMSVVAIMVLFPRMVKIIVEGLLPISESAKTFFNKRFKGKEVFIGLDSAITLGLPTTQIVGTMLIPITLVLAVILPGNKVLPLGDLAFVAFFTCMATIIHKGNLLKTVISGVINMIGVLYIASWFAPHFSKLAASGGATEIKGQTTALWNGNVFDYIIAQIGGFGVIGLVVLVILTIPIGLYVKRVTAREKLTE; the protein is encoded by the coding sequence ATGATAGTAGTTGATTATTTTCTGTCTCTCGGATCAATCGTTTTTGTGCCGATTGTATTAATAATAATTGGTCTTGTATTGGGGCAAGGAATTTTACGTGCAATTCGCAGCGGGATTATTGTAGGAATTGGATTTATTGGTCTAAACTTAGCAATCTCCTTAATTTCAAATACATTAGAGCCTGCTGTCACGCAAATTGTAGAACGCTTTTCTTTTAACTTAACTGTAATTGATATCGGTTCCGGAGCGGCGGCAGGGGTTGCTTTCTCAACTTTAGTCGGTGCCTTGATTATCCCTTCCGTATTTGCGTTGAATCTCTTACTATTAGTTATTGGTTTCACTAAAACTATGAATATCGATATATTTAACTATTCTCATTACGCATTCACTGGGGCTGTCGTTCACTTAATGACGGGGAGTATCGTGTTGGGAGTGGGGGCAAGCTTAATTCAAGCCACTTGGTCTCTTTTATCGGCCGATTACTCTGCTAAAAAAGTTCAAGATGCCCTTGGTGTTGAGGGAATATCAATTCCTCAAGGATATGCAGCAAGTACTGTGCCGTTATTTGTACTCCTTGATAAAGTGTACAACCGTATTCCGTTTTTAAGGAATTCCAAACTGGATTTGTCATATTTACAGGGGCGTATTGGAATGTTCGGGGATCCGGTGATTATTGGAGCAGCTCTCGGACTTATTTTAGCTTTGTTAGCTGGTTATAACTTTGCTGACGGCGCGAATTTGTTAATGAGTGTTGTAGCGATAATGGTTCTTTTCCCTCGTATGGTAAAAATTATTGTCGAAGGTTTACTTCCAATTTCTGAATCTGCAAAGACTTTCTTTAATAAGCGGTTCAAAGGAAAAGAAGTTTTTATCGGACTAGACTCCGCTATTACGCTAGGTTTACCGACTACCCAAATTGTCGGGACGATGTTAATTCCAATCACATTAGTATTAGCCGTCATTCTGCCAGGAAATAAAGTATTGCCGCTTGGCGACTTAGCTTTCGTCGCTTTCTTTACATGTATGGCGACGATTATTCATAAAGGAAATCTTTTAAAGACGGTAATTAGCGGTGTTATTAACATGATTGGTGTTCTTTACATTGCAAGTTGGTTTGCTCCGCATTTCAGTAAGTTGGCTGCTAGCGGGGGGGCAACAGAAATTAAAGGACAGACGACGGCACTGTGGAATGGTAATGTTTTTGACTATATTATTGCACAGATTGGCGGATTCGGAGTTATTGGATTAGTCGTATTAGTTATCCTAACAATTCCAATTGGCCTATATGTAAAAAGAGTTACTGCCAGGGAGAAATTAACTGAATAA
- a CDS encoding PTS sugar transporter subunit IIA has protein sequence MYVEKDLVFYDRFFENQEQLFDFMADELEKKNYVTKGFREAIKKREKEYPTGMQLKDMNIALVHTEAKFSKAEKLVVLQLEQPVTFQNIEDLQPIKVDFVFGLILNDSNKHLEVLQQISLLLQSKEGIRGIKGVKSQAELWSLMKYYFNKKENVE, from the coding sequence GTGTACGTGGAAAAAGATCTCGTTTTTTATGATCGTTTTTTTGAAAATCAAGAGCAGCTTTTTGACTTTATGGCGGATGAATTGGAGAAGAAGAACTATGTAACAAAAGGTTTTAGAGAAGCGATTAAAAAACGAGAAAAAGAATATCCAACTGGTATGCAATTAAAAGATATGAATATAGCCCTTGTTCACACTGAGGCAAAATTTTCGAAGGCTGAGAAGCTGGTCGTATTACAACTTGAACAGCCTGTTACCTTTCAAAATATCGAAGACTTGCAACCTATTAAGGTAGACTTTGTTTTTGGATTAATTTTAAATGACAGCAACAAACATTTGGAGGTTCTGCAACAAATTAGTCTCTTGTTGCAAAGTAAAGAAGGAATTAGAGGTATCAAAGGCGTAAAATCTCAAGCTGAATTGTGGTCTTTAATGAAATACTACTTTAATAAAAAGGAGAATGTTGAATGA